The following are encoded in a window of Acidicapsa ligni genomic DNA:
- a CDS encoding cupin domain-containing protein, with product MERQTDQFAFRRFDLNQIVQSFPDSSDTLLLDTYLTDEPSASSRLFRVYRPTPPHYHANSDEHLYVLSGTGTFWMGDAANRTKFGPGDFLFFKRGTVHAQPDIFEGPVVFLAIDAPRRDPKDIIFVNPEDGTPESFIQKKSED from the coding sequence ATGGAGCGACAAACGGACCAATTTGCATTTCGGCGTTTCGATCTAAACCAGATCGTCCAGTCTTTTCCAGACTCTTCAGACACTTTACTGCTGGATACCTATCTGACCGATGAACCGTCAGCAAGCTCGCGGCTCTTTCGGGTGTATCGGCCAACACCGCCTCATTACCATGCAAACTCCGACGAACACCTCTATGTACTCTCCGGCACAGGTACATTCTGGATGGGGGATGCTGCGAATCGCACAAAATTCGGACCCGGAGATTTTCTGTTTTTCAAGCGGGGTACCGTCCACGCACAACCGGACATCTTCGAAGGCCCAGTCGTCTTTCTGGCCATAGATGCGCCGAGACGGGATCCAAAGGACATCATCTTCGTCAACCCTGAAGATGGAACGCCCGAGAGCTTCATCCAGAAAAAGTCCGAGGACTAA
- a CDS encoding SDR family NAD(P)-dependent oxidoreductase: MANKVVLITGALTGIGRATAIAFAKQGASVVISGRRDEEGSKLAAELRAFGGEAEYINSDVCREEDVRNLVDKTVARFGHLDIAVNNAGTEGQPGLIVDQTPESFAATFETNVLGILLSMKHEIRAMQAQQKGSIVNISSTYGRTGAASASIYSASKHAVEGLTKSAALELASSGIRVNIVAPGPVETGMLNRFTGSEEVKARLAAGVPLKRVGHPEEVADAIVFVSSDEASFITGARIAVDGGKSAA; encoded by the coding sequence ATGGCCAACAAAGTTGTTCTCATCACAGGCGCTCTTACGGGGATTGGGCGCGCAACAGCTATCGCCTTCGCGAAACAGGGAGCGAGCGTCGTTATCTCCGGTCGCCGGGACGAAGAAGGAAGCAAACTCGCAGCAGAACTGCGAGCCTTCGGAGGCGAGGCCGAGTACATCAACTCCGACGTTTGCCGCGAAGAAGATGTTCGCAATCTCGTCGATAAGACCGTGGCGCGTTTCGGGCACCTCGACATTGCCGTCAATAATGCCGGCACTGAAGGCCAGCCTGGCCTGATTGTCGATCAGACGCCGGAGAGCTTCGCCGCTACCTTCGAGACAAACGTCCTTGGCATTCTCCTGAGTATGAAGCATGAGATTCGCGCAATGCAGGCCCAGCAGAAGGGCAGCATCGTGAATATCTCTTCGACCTACGGGCGGACAGGAGCGGCCTCTGCCTCGATCTATTCGGCGAGCAAACATGCCGTGGAGGGCCTGACCAAGTCGGCTGCCCTCGAACTGGCAAGCTCCGGCATCCGTGTCAACATCGTCGCTCCAGGCCCAGTTGAGACCGGCATGTTGAACCGCTTTACAGGGTCGGAAGAGGTCAAAGCTCGTCTTGCCGCAGGCGTGCCATTGAAGAGAGTCGGTCACCCTGAGGAGGTCGCGGACGCGATCGTCTTTGTCTCCTCGGACGAGGCTTCGTTTATCACTGGTGCCAGGATCGCCGTGGATGGAGGCAAGAGCGCTGCCTAA
- a CDS encoding LysR family transcriptional regulator, with the protein MADLEYLRAFLAIYRSGSVTKAAAYVHLSQPAVSGQLKSLEQQIGRTLFNRTPRGIVPTAAAHDLARSIAPHIDALESAGDSGAHGSEIEGTVQIGGPVEFLTQRVLPTLAPLVRLGLHLRVVLGETEQLLEAISKNDLDLAIVGQHKKVRNIDSELLYHEELVLVAAPSWLNHIPRKGEISVRHLDGIPLLVYSEEMPQVQEFWESVFEVEPDTRPGVIVSNLRALMTMAIAGAGMTVLPRYYCDLELRNGDLLELVEPRTPPASRLMLASTSRSQRIPRNRVVRDALLRAKVQW; encoded by the coding sequence ATGGCCGATCTCGAATATCTTCGAGCATTTCTAGCAATCTATCGAAGTGGATCCGTAACCAAAGCAGCTGCCTATGTCCATCTCTCGCAACCTGCCGTCTCTGGACAACTCAAGTCTCTCGAACAGCAAATCGGCCGCACGTTGTTTAATCGAACACCGCGTGGGATCGTTCCAACTGCTGCCGCCCACGATTTAGCGCGCTCGATTGCACCCCATATTGACGCGCTCGAATCAGCAGGAGATTCAGGGGCACACGGCTCAGAGATCGAAGGAACCGTCCAGATCGGTGGCCCGGTCGAGTTCCTCACCCAGCGCGTATTGCCTACACTCGCGCCGCTCGTTCGCCTCGGACTCCACCTGCGCGTCGTGTTGGGTGAGACCGAGCAGCTACTTGAAGCTATATCCAAAAACGATTTAGATCTTGCCATCGTCGGGCAGCACAAAAAAGTAAGAAATATCGACTCCGAGCTCCTCTATCACGAGGAGTTGGTGCTGGTCGCTGCTCCCTCCTGGTTGAATCACATTCCCCGCAAGGGTGAGATTAGCGTGCGCCATCTGGATGGTATTCCATTGCTTGTTTACAGCGAAGAGATGCCCCAGGTTCAGGAGTTCTGGGAGTCTGTTTTCGAAGTCGAACCTGACACTCGTCCAGGGGTAATCGTCTCAAACCTGCGCGCGCTCATGACAATGGCTATTGCCGGGGCGGGGATGACTGTTCTTCCGCGGTATTACTGCGACCTGGAGCTGCGTAATGGCGATCTCTTAGAACTCGTTGAACCGCGAACACCTCCGGCCAGCCGCCTGATGCTCGCTTCGACCAGCCGTAGTCAGCGCATCCCTCGCAACAGGGTCGTTCGCGATGCTCTACTGAGGGCCAAAGTTCAGTGGTGA
- a CDS encoding heme-binding protein translates to MIQLGIPLKQGGKVVGAIGVSGGSGESCGY, encoded by the coding sequence ATGATCCAACTGGGTATTCCACTCAAGCAGGGCGGTAAGGTCGTCGGAGCTATTGGAGTCAGTGGTGGCTCCGGAGAATCATGCGGTTACTGA
- a CDS encoding SDR family NAD(P)-dependent oxidoreductase, giving the protein MATKGTVIVTGGSQGIGAAIVKSFLDRGYAVVATSRNASKASFPSSENLVLVDGDISKAATAEEVARTAISRFGSIDHVVANAGIFMAKPFTEFTAEDFQALVSTNLEGFLYITQLAVKQMLSQGKGGSVTSITTSLVAHPNSSVPASVSMITKGGLTAAIINLASEYAKNHIRFNAVAPGIVDTPMHKDNPKDFLKTLSPMGTISSSEDIAEAVLYLAEARNVTGEVLHVDGGAHVGKW; this is encoded by the coding sequence ATGGCAACTAAAGGAACCGTTATCGTAACCGGAGGCTCGCAGGGAATCGGAGCCGCCATTGTGAAATCTTTCCTGGATCGCGGCTATGCGGTCGTAGCAACATCCCGGAATGCGAGCAAAGCATCCTTCCCATCTTCTGAAAACCTTGTGCTTGTCGATGGTGACATCAGCAAGGCTGCAACCGCAGAAGAGGTAGCGCGGACGGCGATCTCCCGCTTTGGCTCAATTGATCACGTCGTGGCCAACGCAGGTATCTTCATGGCCAAGCCGTTTACTGAATTCACAGCGGAAGACTTTCAGGCGCTTGTCTCTACGAATCTGGAAGGTTTCCTCTATATAACCCAGCTTGCCGTCAAGCAGATGCTGTCTCAGGGCAAAGGCGGAAGTGTTACAAGCATTACGACTTCCCTGGTGGCTCACCCGAACTCATCCGTTCCCGCATCGGTATCCATGATCACCAAAGGTGGACTTACCGCAGCGATCATCAACCTGGCGAGCGAATACGCGAAGAACCATATCCGCTTCAACGCAGTAGCGCCCGGCATTGTCGATACGCCAATGCACAAGGACAATCCGAAGGACTTTCTCAAGACGCTCTCACCGATGGGCACGATCTCTTCGTCCGAAGATATCGCGGAAGCCGTTCTCTATCTCGCAGAGGCTCGGAATGTCACGGGTGAAGTGTTGCATGTCGATGGAGGCGCACACGTCGGAAAATGGTAA
- the fdhA gene encoding formaldehyde dehydrogenase, glutathione-independent: MASNRGVVFLGPNHVEVQSIDYPKLENPAGKKINHGVILKVVSTNICGSDQHMVRGRTTAPTGMVLGHEITGEVVELGSDVEYIKMGDLVTVPFNVACGRCQTCRSQETGVCLNVNPGRAGGAYGYVDMGGWIGGQADYVMVPYADFNLIPFPDKAQAMEKIRDLTMLTDILPTGFHGAVNAGVGVGSVVYVAGAGPVGMAAAASAHILGAAVVMIGDMNAERLAHAKSVGYEPIDLSKDASLEDQIAQIVGKPEVDAAIDAVGFEAKSHGHDGAEAPATVLNSLMTITRAAGSIGIPGLYVTEDPGATEKAAQTGNLSMRFGLGWAKSHRFYTGQTPVLKYNRQLMQAILHDRLPIAKIVNATVISLDDAPQGYKDFDKGAAKKFVLDPHGLIKKVS, encoded by the coding sequence ATGGCATCCAATCGCGGAGTCGTATTCCTCGGACCGAATCATGTTGAAGTGCAGTCCATCGATTATCCCAAGCTCGAAAATCCAGCCGGTAAGAAAATCAATCACGGCGTTATTCTCAAGGTGGTCTCGACCAACATTTGCGGCTCAGATCAGCACATGGTACGCGGGCGCACAACCGCTCCGACAGGCATGGTACTCGGCCACGAAATTACAGGCGAGGTCGTCGAGCTTGGGTCTGACGTTGAATACATCAAGATGGGCGATCTCGTTACAGTGCCCTTCAACGTAGCCTGCGGACGCTGCCAGACCTGCCGCTCCCAGGAGACCGGCGTCTGTTTGAACGTCAACCCTGGCCGCGCCGGTGGTGCCTATGGCTACGTCGATATGGGCGGATGGATCGGCGGTCAAGCGGATTACGTGATGGTTCCCTACGCCGATTTCAATCTCATTCCGTTTCCAGATAAGGCGCAGGCCATGGAGAAGATCAGGGATCTTACCATGCTTACAGACATTCTTCCTACCGGCTTTCATGGTGCAGTGAATGCAGGTGTCGGCGTCGGTTCAGTCGTGTACGTAGCTGGAGCCGGACCCGTTGGCATGGCTGCTGCCGCATCCGCTCATATCCTTGGCGCCGCAGTTGTGATGATTGGCGACATGAACGCGGAACGGCTCGCCCATGCGAAATCGGTCGGGTATGAACCGATCGACCTGAGCAAGGATGCGTCGCTCGAAGACCAGATCGCACAGATCGTCGGAAAGCCGGAGGTCGATGCCGCCATCGATGCTGTGGGCTTCGAGGCAAAATCACATGGACACGACGGAGCCGAAGCACCGGCGACCGTTCTCAACTCTTTGATGACCATCACCCGCGCGGCTGGCTCTATCGGCATCCCGGGCCTTTACGTCACGGAAGATCCGGGAGCCACCGAAAAGGCGGCGCAGACAGGAAACCTGAGCATGCGCTTCGGTCTTGGATGGGCCAAGTCGCACCGTTTCTACACCGGACAGACTCCCGTGCTGAAGTACAACCGGCAGTTGATGCAGGCAATCCTGCATGATCGCCTGCCCATCGCAAAAATCGTCAATGCCACAGTCATCAGCCTCGATGATGCTCCACAAGGCTATAAAGACTTCGACAAAGGCGCCGCGAAGAAGTTCGTGCTCGATCCGCACGGCCTTATCAAGAAAGTGTCCTAA
- a CDS encoding DUF6790 family protein yields MFQILFTLIAVVAASVHVAFSPKRRSSRGAVARTYLLYLLFFYVGLMGLLTAYAHVFRPAETSASIGWSTSPYEYEVGMADLTVGVLGVLCMKFRGDFWLATAIANGVWLLGDAVGHVRQMTLYNNHASNNSGIFLATEIIMPIIILFLTFYHRQSIR; encoded by the coding sequence ATGTTCCAAATACTCTTTACTCTAATTGCGGTTGTGGCTGCGTCCGTTCATGTTGCATTTTCACCAAAACGCAGGAGCAGCAGAGGTGCCGTAGCGAGAACATATCTGCTGTATCTGCTCTTCTTCTATGTCGGTCTGATGGGATTGCTCACCGCCTACGCACACGTTTTCCGTCCCGCCGAGACATCGGCATCCATAGGATGGTCAACCAGTCCATACGAATATGAAGTAGGAATGGCCGACTTGACCGTTGGCGTGTTGGGTGTTCTGTGTATGAAGTTTCGTGGTGACTTCTGGCTGGCGACAGCGATTGCAAACGGGGTCTGGTTGCTGGGAGATGCTGTAGGACATGTTCGTCAGATGACGCTTTATAACAACCATGCCTCTAATAACTCCGGGATCTTCCTGGCTACCGAAATCATAATGCCGATCATAATTCTCTTTTTGACGTTCTACCATCGTCAGAGCATTCGGTAG
- a CDS encoding FAD binding domain-containing protein, protein MARILIAGGSLSGLLHAVLLRRDGHDVAVYERVAQNMSSRGGGIATQPPLWQALENAGVLEPGANKPGVALRERVVFDRSGEIIASRLHHQIVTSWDSIYRLLRPSLPDKLYHQGREATGIEEDHEGATLLFRDGAREHGDMVIAADGSRSTLRDQLLPGHKPAYAGYVAWRGLVAESALDEATRHALCERMSFFTPDKEQALIYSVPGEQGETEPGGRRLNLVWYRPARTGGELEDLLTGEDGTRYEHAIPPPAIARRTVADMREAAARLLPAPMRNMVLAIEMPFLQPVYDLRVPRLAVGRTALVGDAAVLARPHPGAGTTKAFQDAWALRQVLLAELGSGDSPNWKDDARLRNALAQYDRERAEPGRAVWEHSRFLGTHLVPGSVGGRAPGQDQHPITLLQNTALGMQ, encoded by the coding sequence ATGGCAAGGATCTTGATCGCCGGTGGTTCCCTGAGTGGTTTGTTGCATGCTGTCCTTCTGCGCCGTGATGGGCACGACGTCGCTGTGTACGAGAGGGTTGCGCAGAATATGTCGAGCCGGGGCGGCGGAATTGCAACTCAGCCCCCACTATGGCAGGCACTTGAGAACGCCGGTGTGCTCGAACCGGGTGCGAATAAGCCCGGCGTTGCCCTTCGAGAACGCGTAGTCTTTGACCGGAGTGGCGAGATCATTGCAAGCCGCCTACATCACCAGATTGTCACGTCATGGGATTCGATCTATCGGCTGCTACGGCCTTCGCTTCCTGACAAGCTCTACCACCAGGGCAGAGAAGCGACAGGGATTGAGGAGGACCATGAGGGGGCGACACTATTGTTTCGTGATGGTGCGCGGGAACACGGCGATATGGTCATTGCGGCCGATGGATCACGCTCGACCCTGCGAGACCAGCTTCTCCCTGGACACAAGCCTGCCTATGCTGGCTATGTTGCATGGCGCGGCCTGGTTGCCGAGTCTGCGCTTGATGAGGCAACGCGCCATGCTCTCTGTGAGCGCATGAGTTTTTTTACACCTGACAAAGAACAAGCCCTTATCTACTCCGTGCCCGGAGAACAGGGAGAGACTGAACCGGGCGGTCGCCGCCTGAACCTCGTATGGTATCGGCCCGCACGAACAGGTGGAGAACTCGAAGATCTGCTGACTGGCGAAGACGGCACCCGATACGAACATGCGATACCGCCTCCGGCAATCGCACGTCGCACGGTTGCCGACATGCGTGAGGCCGCCGCAAGGCTGCTTCCTGCTCCGATGAGAAATATGGTATTGGCCATAGAAATGCCATTTCTGCAGCCTGTGTATGATCTGCGCGTTCCTCGTCTTGCCGTTGGCCGCACCGCTCTGGTCGGGGATGCAGCAGTGCTCGCACGTCCTCATCCCGGTGCCGGTACCACAAAGGCATTTCAAGACGCGTGGGCACTTCGTCAGGTGCTTCTGGCGGAACTGGGTTCAGGCGACAGTCCGAATTGGAAAGACGATGCACGTCTCCGGAATGCGCTGGCTCAATACGATCGAGAGCGCGCAGAGCCAGGACGAGCTGTCTGGGAGCATTCCCGCTTTTTGGGGACGCATCTGGTACCAGGCTCAGTTGGCGGCCGCGCACCGGGTCAGGATCAACACCCGATTACACTACTGCAAAATACCGCTCTGGGTATGCAATAA
- a CDS encoding TetR/AcrR family transcriptional regulator, which yields MDKILSAAAELFLQEGFDRASVASIAKLAGASKETLYSRFSTKEELFEAVIARKTDILLQQFSRVLVQKQSVESVLKMYGSNLLDFMLLPEMQRLNRTLISAAPQFPELAGKFWRLCPQREQDQLAEYLKLQVDCGALKLTDTAKGAELFFSLCLGQFLSHAYLLVRKPPNAAERKRHIRTAVDMFLAAYANRQVKSMA from the coding sequence ATGGACAAGATTCTCAGTGCCGCTGCGGAGCTCTTTTTGCAAGAGGGATTTGACCGCGCCAGCGTAGCATCCATTGCCAAGCTTGCGGGTGCATCCAAAGAAACACTTTACTCTCGCTTTTCCACGAAGGAAGAGCTCTTTGAGGCGGTGATTGCCCGAAAAACGGACATTTTGCTGCAGCAATTCTCTCGGGTGCTCGTACAAAAACAGTCCGTCGAGTCGGTGTTGAAGATGTATGGATCGAATCTCCTGGATTTTATGCTGCTGCCGGAAATGCAACGTCTCAATCGCACTCTCATCTCGGCGGCGCCGCAGTTTCCTGAACTGGCGGGGAAGTTCTGGCGGCTCTGTCCACAGCGGGAACAGGATCAATTAGCCGAATACCTCAAACTGCAGGTCGACTGCGGCGCACTCAAGCTCACGGATACCGCAAAAGGCGCTGAACTTTTCTTCAGTCTCTGCCTCGGACAGTTCCTCTCGCATGCTTACCTGCTGGTCCGTAAACCTCCGAACGCAGCGGAAAGGAAAAGGCACATTCGAACTGCGGTTGACATGTTCCTGGCCGCTTATGCGAATCGACAGGTTAAGTCGATGGCCTGA
- a CDS encoding alpha/beta fold hydrolase, producing MSNFTHNTVPTEFIEANGIRFAYRRFGNKTGIPLVFNMHLNGTLDNWDPAVTDGLAKERQVILFDNAGVGGSTGEVPTNFADMAKNAIAFIEALNLKQVDIFGFSIGGMVAQNIVMQRPDLVRKLVLVGTGPRNGDSMENLTPEAQAIFGRTYTPPEHQWLDVLFSPTATSQAAGLEYLKRVASRTENRDKDNSEKVIPAQVAAVLEWGKPVGERFAYLKQIKLPTLIVSGNHEIIVYTINSLHLVQNLPNAKLIIYSDSNHGSYNQHHEEFVFDTNRFLNS from the coding sequence ATGAGCAACTTTACCCACAACACAGTTCCCACCGAATTTATCGAAGCCAACGGCATTCGCTTTGCATACCGTCGCTTCGGCAACAAGACCGGGATTCCGCTCGTGTTCAACATGCACCTGAACGGCACTCTGGACAACTGGGACCCTGCAGTCACGGACGGGCTCGCAAAAGAGCGTCAAGTGATTCTCTTTGACAACGCCGGGGTCGGAGGCTCGACTGGCGAAGTTCCAACCAACTTCGCAGATATGGCAAAGAATGCAATCGCCTTCATTGAGGCGCTGAACCTGAAGCAAGTCGACATCTTCGGATTTTCGATCGGCGGCATGGTAGCGCAGAACATTGTCATGCAGCGTCCTGACCTGGTGCGCAAGCTTGTGCTGGTCGGCACCGGCCCGCGCAACGGAGACTCCATGGAAAACCTTACTCCGGAAGCCCAGGCGATCTTTGGCAGGACCTACACTCCGCCCGAGCACCAGTGGCTGGATGTGCTCTTCAGCCCTACTGCCACCAGCCAGGCGGCAGGCCTGGAGTATCTCAAGCGCGTCGCATCGCGCACCGAGAACCGTGACAAGGACAACAGCGAAAAGGTTATTCCAGCCCAGGTCGCGGCAGTTCTGGAGTGGGGCAAACCTGTCGGAGAGCGCTTCGCCTATCTGAAGCAGATTAAGCTGCCCACGCTCATTGTGAGCGGAAACCACGAGATCATCGTGTACACGATCAACTCATTGCATCTGGTCCAAAATCTTCCGAATGCAAAGCTGATTATTTACAGTGACTCAAACCACGGCTCCTACAACCAGCATCATGAGGAGTTCGTCTTCGATACCAACCGTTTCCTCAACAGCTAA
- the bla gene encoding class A beta-lactamase, with the protein MRFFAFLFALLPLSGFAQDSLQSKVAAIAKDAKGTVNVSCMLPGTKLNCDLNPHNHPPMQSMYKLPLALTALHLAEAGRLLPNQRPGESADATLDRTVRFLPTDIIPGSYSPLTDRYPKANVDITLRELLRLAVAQSDNSAEEVLIRLVGGPPVVQSYIHSLGISAFHLVYSERDLDRDENLQYQDWIEPAAAVQLLELLVNNPPISPAANAFLLRTMADTVTGPGRLRAGLPHGTVLAHKTGSSGTHGGITAATNDIGLITLPDGRRLAIAVFVTDSRADEDTRESVIARIAQAAYRKAILTK; encoded by the coding sequence ATGCGTTTCTTTGCCTTTCTGTTTGCTCTTTTGCCCCTGAGTGGTTTTGCACAGGACTCGCTTCAATCTAAAGTCGCCGCGATTGCGAAAGACGCCAAGGGAACGGTGAACGTTTCCTGCATGCTTCCAGGCACGAAGCTCAATTGTGATCTCAATCCTCACAATCATCCGCCGATGCAGTCCATGTATAAGCTTCCGCTTGCACTCACAGCCTTGCACCTGGCAGAGGCAGGGAGGCTGTTGCCCAATCAGCGGCCTGGAGAATCTGCGGACGCCACTCTGGATCGGACCGTGCGATTTCTGCCGACGGACATAATTCCTGGATCTTACAGTCCTCTTACCGATCGCTACCCGAAAGCCAATGTTGATATAACGTTGCGCGAACTGCTTCGCCTGGCAGTTGCGCAGAGCGACAACAGTGCTGAGGAGGTTCTGATTCGCCTCGTTGGCGGTCCGCCGGTAGTGCAGAGCTACATACACTCCCTGGGTATCTCCGCTTTTCACCTGGTCTACAGTGAGCGTGATTTGGACCGCGACGAAAATCTTCAGTATCAGGACTGGATTGAGCCTGCAGCAGCGGTGCAACTGCTCGAACTCCTCGTGAACAATCCTCCGATATCGCCCGCGGCTAACGCCTTTCTCTTACGAACAATGGCCGATACTGTGACTGGCCCTGGCCGGCTTCGTGCGGGACTTCCTCATGGAACCGTTCTTGCCCACAAGACTGGCTCTTCCGGAACTCATGGAGGCATAACAGCCGCCACCAACGACATAGGATTAATCACTCTGCCGGATGGACGGAGACTAGCTATCGCTGTGTTCGTTACAGATAGCCGAGCCGACGAAGACACTCGTGAAAGCGTCATCGCCCGCATCGCACAAGCTGCGTACAGAAAGGCAATTCTAACGAAATGA
- a CDS encoding LysR family transcriptional regulator — translation MDIDDLKIVAAVAKHGSMNRAAADLHMVQSSVTARIRLIEEELGVRLFVRHNRGVRLSDAGLRLLPYSDRIRSLVSEAITAVKEDGIPKGGLRIGSTEPTVSMRLPQVVAEYATEYPAVELTLTTGNTVDLIEQVLDESLDGAFVAAPMRHPELSAEPIFQEELVLVSHSSVLSMEALAKARDTKAIVLDQGCSYRDRLSHVLTARGIAHQILSFASFDAIRSCVQSGVGVTLLPRELFASTWRGESVIAHELPEFTNPIETIFIRRLDGRRMSALDAFLAKSRALSNLR, via the coding sequence ATGGACATCGACGATCTGAAAATTGTTGCGGCGGTTGCAAAGCATGGCAGCATGAACCGGGCGGCGGCCGACCTGCACATGGTGCAATCCAGCGTTACAGCGCGGATTCGGCTCATCGAAGAAGAGCTCGGTGTCCGGCTTTTCGTCCGGCACAATCGCGGTGTGAGGCTTAGCGACGCAGGACTGCGCCTGCTTCCATACTCAGACCGCATCCGTTCCCTTGTCAGTGAAGCGATCACCGCTGTCAAGGAAGATGGCATTCCCAAGGGCGGCTTGAGGATTGGCTCCACGGAGCCCACTGTCTCCATGCGCTTGCCGCAAGTCGTCGCCGAGTACGCCACAGAGTACCCGGCTGTCGAGCTGACGCTTACCACGGGAAACACAGTAGATTTGATCGAACAGGTCTTAGACGAAAGCCTCGACGGTGCTTTCGTTGCGGCTCCGATGCGTCATCCCGAACTGAGCGCGGAGCCGATCTTCCAGGAAGAATTGGTGCTCGTCAGTCACTCGTCCGTTCTGAGCATGGAGGCACTAGCCAAGGCCAGAGACACAAAGGCGATCGTTCTGGACCAGGGTTGCTCCTATCGTGATCGGTTGAGTCATGTGCTCACGGCGCGAGGCATCGCTCATCAAATCCTGTCCTTCGCGTCGTTCGATGCGATCCGAAGCTGTGTCCAGTCCGGAGTTGGCGTGACTCTCTTGCCCAGGGAGCTTTTTGCGAGCACATGGAGGGGCGAGTCCGTGATCGCACACGAACTTCCTGAGTTTACGAATCCTATCGAAACTATTTTCATTCGCAGGCTGGATGGTCGACGGATGAGCGCTTTGGATGCATTTCTCGCCAAGAGCCGCGCCTTGTCGAACCTTCGATAA
- a CDS encoding TetR/AcrR family transcriptional regulator, whose translation METVNRIPKEDPKASIGRPRSERLHQAILKAAVDLVLASGFRALSMDAIAAKAGVGRMTIYRRWPNKAAIIMDAFVMRVDPGTLFSSADSFKESIRLQMRTMAKAFRGKDGALIRVLLAEAQFDLELAKALREQWTMPRRKMAIEYFREGVRLGVLRSDIDPDAMIDLLYAPLYYRLQMGTGPLSDAYVDEIFDHGMKGLEAT comes from the coding sequence ATGGAAACAGTGAATCGCATCCCGAAGGAAGACCCGAAGGCGTCCATAGGGCGGCCCAGAAGCGAACGGCTCCACCAGGCGATTCTCAAAGCCGCAGTGGACCTGGTCCTGGCGTCCGGCTTCCGCGCGCTGAGCATGGACGCCATTGCGGCGAAGGCGGGAGTTGGGAGAATGACGATCTACCGCCGGTGGCCGAACAAAGCGGCCATCATCATGGATGCGTTCGTGATGCGAGTCGATCCCGGCACGCTGTTCTCTTCAGCAGACTCTTTCAAGGAGAGCATTCGACTCCAGATGAGGACAATGGCGAAGGCCTTCCGGGGAAAAGATGGGGCTCTCATCCGGGTTCTTCTTGCCGAGGCGCAGTTTGACCTCGAACTGGCCAAGGCTCTACGCGAACAATGGACGATGCCCAGGCGAAAAATGGCCATCGAATATTTCCGGGAGGGCGTTCGCCTGGGAGTTCTTCGTTCTGACATCGATCCCGATGCAATGATCGACTTGCTCTATGCCCCGCTCTACTACAGGTTGCAGATGGGGACCGGACCGCTCTCAGACGCGTATGTCGATGAGATCTTCGACCACGGAATGAAGGGGCTCGAAGCCACTTAG